One Roseomonas sp. OT10 DNA window includes the following coding sequences:
- a CDS encoding leucyl aminopeptidase family protein, with translation MAGQGGFPLAAVTQVRPCRQPQPGVPCALPLGPGGPVPEPLRAAAAADGFAGRAGQVAGLSGPGPAWLLGTGADPDWEAVGGAAEARRRGLGAAAPERMAIDARGLSPAAAAGLAAGVLLRGWTPPATRRPDPEAPCALAQLDLVVDDPPAALAAWERLEPGVRGALYARDLVAEPGNRLTPRRFAERLEALAAFGLEVEVFGRKRLEREGFGGLLAVGRGAAEPPRLVVLRWRGTQEEAPVVFVGKGVTFDTGGISIKPAQGMEAMRADMAGAAACAGAMLALALRGGTHPAAAVLAIAENATGAASYRPSDVLTMHGGRTVEVVDTDAEGRLVLADALDYAATALRPRALLDLATLTGSIVTALGHHRAGIFGNDEALMGAAIGAGEAVGEPLWPMPIGERHRADLDSAIADLRHCLPAGAGEGWGGRFLPDACHAAAFLRAFVGDTPWAHLDIAGVETWEEDSPLGPKGPSGFGARLLDRLMAMRFEERVRRRRG, from the coding sequence TTGGCCGGGCAGGGCGGCTTCCCCCTGGCGGCGGTGACGCAAGTCCGTCCTTGCCGCCAGCCGCAGCCCGGCGTGCCGTGCGCCCTGCCGCTCGGCCCCGGCGGCCCGGTGCCGGAGCCGTTGCGTGCCGCCGCTGCCGCGGATGGCTTCGCCGGCCGGGCCGGGCAGGTCGCCGGCCTGTCCGGGCCCGGGCCGGCCTGGCTGCTGGGCACGGGCGCCGATCCGGACTGGGAGGCGGTGGGTGGCGCGGCCGAGGCCCGGCGACGCGGGCTCGGCGCCGCCGCGCCGGAGCGGATGGCGATCGACGCGCGCGGCCTGTCCCCGGCCGCGGCGGCCGGACTCGCCGCCGGGGTGCTGCTGCGCGGCTGGACGCCGCCCGCCACCCGGCGCCCCGACCCCGAGGCGCCGTGCGCCCTGGCGCAGCTCGACCTGGTCGTGGACGACCCGCCCGCGGCGCTGGCCGCCTGGGAGCGGCTGGAACCCGGGGTGCGCGGTGCCCTCTACGCCCGCGACCTGGTGGCCGAGCCGGGCAACCGCCTGACCCCCCGCCGCTTCGCCGAACGGCTGGAGGCGCTCGCCGCCTTCGGGCTGGAGGTGGAGGTGTTCGGTCGCAAGCGGCTGGAGCGCGAGGGCTTCGGCGGGCTGCTCGCCGTCGGGCGCGGCGCGGCCGAGCCACCGCGCCTCGTCGTGCTGCGCTGGCGTGGCACGCAGGAGGAGGCGCCGGTCGTCTTCGTCGGCAAGGGCGTCACCTTCGACACGGGCGGCATCAGCATCAAGCCCGCCCAGGGGATGGAGGCGATGCGCGCCGACATGGCCGGCGCCGCCGCCTGCGCCGGGGCGATGCTGGCGCTGGCCCTGCGCGGCGGCACCCACCCGGCGGCGGCCGTGCTGGCGATCGCGGAGAACGCGACCGGCGCCGCCTCCTACCGTCCCTCCGACGTGCTGACGATGCATGGCGGTCGCACGGTGGAGGTGGTGGACACCGATGCGGAGGGGCGGCTGGTCCTGGCCGATGCGCTGGACTACGCCGCCACCGCGCTGCGCCCGCGCGCCCTGCTGGACCTGGCCACCCTGACCGGCAGCATCGTCACCGCGCTGGGCCACCACCGCGCCGGGATCTTCGGCAATGACGAGGCGCTGATGGGTGCCGCCATCGGGGCGGGGGAGGCGGTGGGCGAGCCGCTCTGGCCCATGCCGATCGGCGAGCGGCACCGCGCCGACCTGGACAGCGCCATCGCCGACCTGCGCCACTGCCTGCCCGCCGGGGCCGGCGAGGGCTGGGGCGGGCGCTTCCTGCCCGATGCCTGCCACGCCGCCGCCTTCCTGCGCGCGTTCGTGGGGGACACGCC